TCGCCAACCCAGCGAATACGGTTCGCCTGGATGATGGTGATGAGTTCCTTGCGATCCTTCCGGGTCTCGTATGCCTCTTCAGCCTCGAGCTTTTGGATCATGGTTTTATTCTGAATGCCAAGCAGGATGAGCGAGAGGACGGCGGGGACGACCGCCAGCAAGGTGACAATGCCGATCCATATTCTGCGCGAGATGGTCCGGGCGACAATACCGTCAATGATATGGACCACTTGCTCGGCGGGAACCCTGGGTTTGCCCTCACGGATGGCGGTAAAGAGATGTTCTATCCGCTGGTCGAGTCGGCAGCCTAACAGTGTATCGGTAGCCAGTCTTTTGGCACGCCTGCTCGCCAGTGAGCTCGCAAGGATGTTGCGCTCCAGTTGTTTTCTGACCACGGCGATGTCCTTCTTGAGGTCGCTGCGGATACTGTGAAGTTTTCTAACACTGCATGCGTCGAGCTCTTCCCGGGTCACTGTGTGTCTCCTTTCTGGCTCAGGTCAGTCAGGATGGCACCTGCCGCGACAGGGTCGAACCCCGCCGGCCAGGTTGTCGCGCGATCGTATTTGGCCCCTTTGAAATCACATTTCTCAAACGTCGCGCTGGAGAAATCGACGGCGGTGAAAAAGGCGCCGGGGAAGGCACAACGGGTTAGTCTTGTGTTACGGAAATTGGTTTGGATGAACAGGGCACCGTCAAACCAGCTGTCGGTGACGTCACAGTTCTCGAATGAGGCATTAAAAAAGTTGCTACCCATAAAGCTCACCCTGTCGAGGGTTTGTGTCGCGTTTTGATCGGATGGCGTGAAGTTAACGCCGGCGAGGGGCGCTCTTGCCAGATCAACACGCCAGTAATCGGGTGTCTCCGCCTCGGCCTTGGCCTGGATTTTTCGATGCGCCGCAGTATCCATTTCGATGAGCTTGAGCGCTGCCGCTGTCCGGAGTGACGCCGGGTAGCTTGGGGTGAGTAGCGTGCTCTCCGGGTCTTTGTCCTCGCTTGAGTAAATGGTGAGCAGCAGGTCGAGCCGGGATCGCCCTTGTATATCTGCCAGCGAGTTGTCTGTTTCGCGTTTGACCACGATGTTTTGCTGCCACAGAAGCGTCATGGATATGACTCCGGGGATAGCGGCGATCAGTCCGAACATAACCGCCCAGCGTTTGTATCCGGTCATTTTCCGGCTGGCCGAGTCCAGGACCTTCGCCAGGCTGGTTCCCATGATCGGCTCCCGTCTTTCCTTGGCGACATAGATCAGCTCTCCCAAGCGGTTGGTCAGTCTGGGACCTAGGAAAAGATAGAGCAATGTGCGGTTGCTTATATGGGCAA
The sequence above is drawn from the Akkermansiaceae bacterium genome and encodes:
- a CDS encoding pentapeptide repeat-containing protein, producing the protein MPPEPPDERAALTDEIIALQEEYASLKAAEEKSRQRISRIAHISNRTLLYLFLGPRLTNRLGELIYVAKERREPIMGTSLAKVLDSASRKMTGYKRWAVMFGLIAAIPGVISMTLLWQQNIVVKRETDNSLADIQGRSRLDLLLTIYSSEDKDPESTLLTPSYPASLRTAAALKLIEMDTAAHRKIQAKAEAETPDYWRVDLARAPLAGVNFTPSDQNATQTLDRVSFMGSNFFNASFENCDVTDSWFDGALFIQTNFRNTRLTRCAFPGAFFTAVDFSSATFEKCDFKGAKYDRATTWPAGFDPVAAGAILTDLSQKGDTQ